The nucleotide window CGGGGCGGTCCCTACCGGCGGCAGGTGCCTGTTTTTGCAGAAAAGCTCCAGGAAGCCCTGAAACCTGCGGGCGCCCAATTTAAAGGGGCCGGGGTGGAGGTGGCCGCCATCGTGGAGGACAACACCCCGCCGCGCCGGGTGTACGATCCCTCCCACCCGGACGCCGGTCCCGACGGCTATGTGGCCCTGCCCAATATCAACGTCGTCAACGAAATGGTGGACATGATCACCGCCACCCGGGCCTATGAAGCCAACGTCACCGTTTTGAATGCGGCCAAAGCCATGACCCTGAAGGCCCTGGAGATCGGGCGTTAGAGACATGCATTAGCTATCGATGAATCCTTCAGCCTGCCAGAAAACAGGATGTAACTTTCAGGAGGAAGAACATTATGCTCCTTGCACCCACATCCCTTTTAACACCGGCGCCGCTGCAGGAGATAGGGCGCAGTACGGCGCAACAAAATACGGCAGCGCCGGCAGAGAGCTTCGGCGCACTCCTCAAAGAAAAGCTGAACGAAATAAGCGCCCTGCAGCAGCAGGCCGATGTCCTCACCCAGGAGTACCTGGCCGGCCGTGTGGAAGACGTGCACGAGGTCATGCTGGCTCTGGAACAGGCCAATCTCTCCCTGCAACTGGCCGTTCAGGTGCGCAATAAGGTCGTGGAGGCCTACCAGGAAATTTCCCGCATGCAGTTCTAAAGCGCGCCGTCGACATGATGGGTGAAAGCCGAAGGTGGGGAGGCATATTGCTCTGGCGGCAATAGTAATTATGATTAGC belongs to Moorella humiferrea and includes:
- the fliE gene encoding flagellar hook-basal body complex protein FliE — encoded protein: MLLAPTSLLTPAPLQEIGRSTAQQNTAAPAESFGALLKEKLNEISALQQQADVLTQEYLAGRVEDVHEVMLALEQANLSLQLAVQVRNKVVEAYQEISRMQF
- the flgC gene encoding flagellar basal body rod protein FlgC translates to MELLPALAISASGLTAERLRLDIIANNLANINTTRTPRGGPYRRQVPVFAEKLQEALKPAGAQFKGAGVEVAAIVEDNTPPRRVYDPSHPDAGPDGYVALPNINVVNEMVDMITATRAYEANVTVLNAAKAMTLKALEIGR